The genomic DNA CCGGGCCGGAAACCCGTATCGGTTCATGAACCCGTTGGAACAGAGGATCGCCTCCGGCCCCACCGCCGCGTAAAAGCCTTTGACGAAGCTGCCCCGGCTACCGTGATGCGGGAGAACCAGAACCTCGGCCGACAGGTCCATCCCGCCGCCAAGCAGTTCGCGGATGCCCCTGCTTCCCACGTCCCCGGGCAGCAAGGCCAGGGGGCGTCCGTCACGTTCCAGGCGCAGGACGAGCGATCGCTCGTTGGCCCTGGTCTCATCACACCCTTCGCCCGGATGCAACACGACCATCCTCGCGCCGGACGCCAATTCCACCGAATCCCCGGTGGACAGAGCGACGGGGACCACTCCACTCCCGGGCAGGACCCGCCGCAAACGCTTGCCGGTCAGGCCTCGGGGCAACATGCCGTTCGTGTAGAACGCGCCCACGTCGAAACGCTCGATGAAAAACGGCAGCCCATGGCTATGGTCCACATCCGGATGCGACAGGAATATGCCGTCCAGCCGGGGCGGCCTGCCTATGGTCAGGCTCGGCCCGACCACGGCCTCGCCCAGATCGAAGGTGGGCGATCCTCCGCCGGTGTCCACCAGCCAGCGATGCCCGCCGGGCAGGGACACGACAAGGGATTGACCAAGCCCCACGTCAAGCATGGCGAGGCTCGTCCGGTCGCGGCTGTCCTCGGCCATGACCTGAACATGGGGCGCAACGAGCAGAACAAAGCCGATCCCGGCGAGCAGGACCGGAACCCGCCGCCCGCGCAGGCAAACAGCCGCCGTCACCAGAAGCAGGGTAAAGCCGAGCAGCTCCGGCCACATGGGACGGAGGACGGCGAAGACCGGCGTAAACCCGGCTCCCTGCGCCGCGTCGAGCAACAGGAGCAGCCCGTCCGCGATGCGGGCGGCCCACCCCAACAGGAGTGCTCCGGCCGGTGCTGTCCAGCCAAAAACGGTCAACAACATTCCAAGCAGTCCGAGGGGCATGACCGCGAACCCGAGCACCGGCAGCCAGATCAAATTGAGCAGGAGATTAGGGCAAAACGTGCCGAAATACACGGAAACCAGCGGCATGATGGCCACGGTGGCGCAGACGCTGACCGCGATCACGCCCGCCGCCCAATAAAACAGACGCGCCGGCAGACTGCGCCCGACGTAAAAGAGGGACCGGAAAAGAGGATAGAGCAGACCGATCCCGGCCACGGCGGCCAGGGACATCTGCAACCCGAGATCGAACGCGGACAGAGGCGAGACGAAAATTATGGCCGCAAGGGCGAAGAACAGTCCGTCCATGAGCACCCTGCCCCGTCCCTGAAGCAGCAGGACTCCCCAGAAGCCGAACATGACGGACGCCCGGATCAGCGAAGCGGACGGCTGACCGAGCCAGGCGTAGGCGAGAACCAGAGGCGCGGCCAGAAGCACGGCCAGCTTGGGACGCGGCAGATACAGCAGCAGGCCGGGCCATAACCGCCCGGCCAGCCAGGCCAAAGCAAACCCCATGGCGGCCACGAATCCAACATGCAGGCCGGACAGGGCCAGGGTATGGGCCAGTCCCGCACTTCGGGTGGCGTCCATGGTGGCCTGATCCAGACGCGAACGGTCGCCCGTGGTCAGCGCCAGTACCATGGCCCCGCCCCGTGTGTCCGGCAGGGTTCGGGCCACCAGCGCGCGCAGACCCGCCCGCATTCCGGCCAGGGACAGCGCGGGCCGTTCACCCCAGACAGGCTTGTTCCGGCTCACCGGCCAACCCCGCCAAAAAACGGATTGCCGTTGCCAGTACCATTCGAAATCCCACATCCCGGGGTTGCCGAAACTGCGCACCGGCACCACCCGGCACACGACACGCGCACGCTGGCCGGGCAGAGGCGCGTAATTCGTGTTGCGAA from Pseudodesulfovibrio thermohalotolerans includes the following:
- a CDS encoding DNA internalization-related competence protein ComEC/Rec2, which gives rise to MPGLLPWQTYLLAFVIGILGIRFPLAAVAALSLLAVADSVLRGSACRLPVWAVILCAFFGFAYASQRTPTLPDAIPERVAARKAVVLEGVVDRAEPRTGNRLRVILKQVILDREDGKPGEPLPGGVALSLRNTNYAPLPGQRARVVCRVVPVRSFGNPGMWDFEWYWQRQSVFWRGWPVSRNKPVWGERPALSLAGMRAGLRALVARTLPDTRGGAMVLALTTGDRSRLDQATMDATRSAGLAHTLALSGLHVGFVAAMGFALAWLAGRLWPGLLLYLPRPKLAVLLAAPLVLAYAWLGQPSASLIRASVMFGFWGVLLLQGRGRVLMDGLFFALAAIIFVSPLSAFDLGLQMSLAAVAGIGLLYPLFRSLFYVGRSLPARLFYWAAGVIAVSVCATVAIMPLVSVYFGTFCPNLLLNLIWLPVLGFAVMPLGLLGMLLTVFGWTAPAGALLLGWAARIADGLLLLLDAAQGAGFTPVFAVLRPMWPELLGFTLLLVTAAVCLRGRRVPVLLAGIGFVLLVAPHVQVMAEDSRDRTSLAMLDVGLGQSLVVSLPGGHRWLVDTGGGSPTFDLGEAVVGPSLTIGRPPRLDGIFLSHPDVDHSHGLPFFIERFDVGAFYTNGMLPRGLTGKRLRRVLPGSGVVPVALSTGDSVELASGARMVVLHPGEGCDETRANERSLVLRLERDGRPLALLPGDVGSRGIRELLGGGMDLSAEVLVLPHHGSRGSFVKGFYAAVGPEAILCSNGFMNRYGFPARVVKEAACAAAEGGVWTTARNGRVVCRWDGSNGVLLVSPWVAGSACQRHTPDIGVRIGSVSRMD